The following nucleotide sequence is from bacterium.
CAATGGAATAGATTGCGCTTTTTAGCAGTATCAATATAAACAGTCCAACAACTATAAGCGGAACTACTCCTCCAAACTTACTGAGCTTTTGCTTTCCCAAATTAATCATGCGTTCTAAATCATCCTGACCATTACCACCGTATTCCATAACTTCTCCTTTTTATTCTATAATCTCCATCCCATCCATGTAGGGCTGGAGAGCTTTGGGGATGGAAACACTTCCATCTTCCTTTTGATTATTTTCCAGAAGCGCAACAACAGTTCTTGCAAGAGCCACACCAGAACCATTTAAGGTGTGCACAAACTCTACCTTTTCTGTCTGTTTTCTTCTGAACCTTATATTAGCACGTCTTGCCTGAAAATCCTCAAAATTACTACAGGAAGAAACTTCAAAATACTTATTTTGTCCAGCTCCCCATACCTCAATATCATAGCATTTTGCTGCTGCAAATGAAATATCTGTTGTATTCAGCACAATAACCCTGTATGGAAGCTCCAATTGACGAAGTATGGTTTCTGCGTTTTCAAGTAAAGATTCAAGCTCATCATAAGAGTTCTCAGGTGTTACAAACTTTACCATTTCAACCTTATCAAACTGATGTACCCTATTAAGTCCTCTGGTGTCTTTCCCATAAGAGCCGGCTTCTCTTCTAAAGCATGGAGAATACGCTGTATAGCAGATTGGCAAATCATCCTCTTTTAATACCTCGTCTCTATGTATATTTGTAACAGGTACTTCTGCAGTTGGTATGAGAAAAAAATCGTCTATCTCGCATCTATACATATCTTCTTCCATTTTGGGCAGCTGCCCTGTGCCTATCATAGAAAGCCTGTTTGCTATAAAGGGAGTTGATACTTCTTTATAGCCATGCTTTTTTGTGTGAATATCAAGCATAAAATTTATAAGCGCTCTTTCAAGCCTAGCGCCCGAGCCCTTGTAAAGACAAAAGTGGCTGCCTGTTATCTTTGAAGCTCTCTCAAAATCCAGTATATCCAGACGTTTTGCAATTTCCCAGTGAGTCTTTGGAGCAAAAGTAAATTTTGGTATTTCCCCCCATTTTTTAATCTCAACATTGTCCTTTTCTGACTTGCCAATTGGCGTTGTCTTGTGTGGAATATTTGGGACAAACAGTAGCTTTTGTCGCAAATTTTTATCTACTTCTCCCAAACTCTCATCTAATTTCTTGATTTTTTGGGATATGACTCTTATTGCAGTTTTATATGCATCTGCAGATTTGCCCTCTTTTTCAAGTCTTGGAATTTCTGAAGAAGCAAGATTCCTTCGTTGCTTAAGGATTTCCGCTTCTCCAAGTAACAACCTTCTAGCTTTATCAATGGCTAATATTTCATCAATATCCACTGACATATTTCTGTTTTTTACTGCTTTCTTTACACAACTCGTTTTTTCTCTTATAAATTTTATATCCAGCATGATATTAA
It contains:
- the serS gene encoding serine--tRNA ligase; the protein is MLDIKFIREKTSCVKKAVKNRNMSVDIDEILAIDKARRLLLGEAEILKQRRNLASSEIPRLEKEGKSADAYKTAIRVISQKIKKLDESLGEVDKNLRQKLLFVPNIPHKTTPIGKSEKDNVEIKKWGEIPKFTFAPKTHWEIAKRLDILDFERASKITGSHFCLYKGSGARLERALINFMLDIHTKKHGYKEVSTPFIANRLSMIGTGQLPKMEEDMYRCEIDDFFLIPTAEVPVTNIHRDEVLKEDDLPICYTAYSPCFRREAGSYGKDTRGLNRVHQFDKVEMVKFVTPENSYDELESLLENAETILRQLELPYRVIVLNTTDISFAAAKCYDIEVWGAGQNKYFEVSSCSNFEDFQARRANIRFRRKQTEKVEFVHTLNGSGVALARTVVALLENNQKEDGSVSIPKALQPYMDGMEIIE